One Myxococcota bacterium DNA segment encodes these proteins:
- a CDS encoding alpha/beta hydrolase has translation MPISPDLGECRSVSLSSGPLSYRERGEGRPLVFVHGLLVNGDLWRKVVPGLSDVAHCITPDWPLGSHDVARPADAEHTIETVAASVAEFLETLDLHDVVLVANDTGGAITQHLITTQPERVGGIVLTPCDAFENFLPPRFRPLEWLAKSQTLFDLTLQTLRFDAIRYSPLVLGGLVKRRLPPEIAESYVGPVLRDAGIRRDAGKLVRSIDPRITLEAAAKLEGFTKPTLLAWASEDQVFLPKHARALADRLPHAEVVWIDDSRSFVPEDRPEPLVEAMRSFLSRL, from the coding sequence ATGCCGATCTCTCCCGACCTCGGCGAGTGCCGTTCGGTTTCCCTCTCTTCCGGCCCGCTGTCCTACCGCGAGCGCGGCGAAGGCCGGCCCCTGGTCTTCGTGCATGGACTGCTCGTGAACGGCGACCTGTGGCGCAAGGTCGTCCCGGGTCTCTCCGACGTCGCGCACTGCATCACACCCGACTGGCCGCTCGGCTCCCATGACGTCGCGCGCCCCGCCGACGCCGAGCACACGATCGAGACCGTGGCCGCCAGCGTGGCCGAGTTCCTCGAAACGCTCGATCTCCACGACGTCGTCCTGGTGGCCAACGACACGGGCGGCGCCATCACCCAGCACCTGATCACCACCCAGCCCGAACGCGTCGGCGGCATCGTGCTCACGCCGTGCGACGCCTTCGAGAACTTCCTGCCGCCGCGCTTCCGGCCTCTCGAGTGGCTGGCGAAGTCGCAAACGCTCTTCGACCTCACGCTCCAGACGCTCCGCTTCGATGCGATCCGCTACTCGCCGCTCGTGCTCGGCGGCCTCGTGAAGCGGCGCCTGCCGCCCGAGATCGCCGAGAGCTACGTCGGCCCGGTGCTGCGCGACGCGGGCATCCGACGCGATGCCGGGAAGCTCGTGCGCAGCATCGACCCCCGCATCACCCTCGAAGCGGCCGCGAAGCTCGAAGGGTTCACGAAGCCGACGCTGCTGGCGTGGGCGAGCGAAGACCAGGTCTTCCTGCCCAAGCATGCGCGCGCCCTGGCCGACCGCCTCCCCCACGCCGAGGTCGTGTGGATCGACGACAGCAGGAGCTTCGTCCCCGAGGATCGGCCCGAGCCACTCGTCGAGGCGATGCGGAGCTTCCTGTCTCGGTTGTAG
- a CDS encoding YraN family protein: MPNARQTLGAAGEAAAARHLRARGYRLVAHNVRADGVEIDLIVERAGVLVFAEVKTRRGSRHGSAAEAVDRRKQARLVRGARAWLREANRRPRRVRFDVVTCTPAAEGSFRIEHWPAAFEADG, translated from the coding sequence GTGCCGAACGCACGCCAAACGCTGGGCGCCGCCGGGGAAGCTGCCGCCGCCCGTCATCTGCGGGCTCGGGGCTATCGCCTCGTCGCCCACAACGTCCGCGCCGACGGGGTCGAAATCGACCTGATCGTCGAACGCGCGGGAGTCCTCGTGTTCGCCGAGGTCAAGACGCGGCGCGGATCGCGCCACGGAAGCGCCGCGGAAGCGGTCGACCGCCGCAAGCAAGCCCGCCTGGTGCGCGGCGCACGGGCCTGGCTGCGCGAGGCCAATCGACGCCCGCGCCGGGTGCGCTTCGACGTCGTGACCTGCACGCCCGCGGCGGAAGGGAGCTTTCGCATCGAGCACTGGCCGGCGGCGTTCGAAGCCGACGGCTAG
- a CDS encoding adenine phosphoribosyltransferase, producing the protein MPIKSRIRTIPDHPKPGIQFRDITTLLQDPVGLSLSAQQTAEAYKGVTVDKVAGIEARGFILGGAVAIALQAGFVAVRKQGKLPYTTLGQDYELEYGTDRVEIHTDAIAPGERILIIDDLIATGGTAEATVDLVEQAGGEIVGCAFIVDLPDLGGADRLRGRGIEVHSLCAFEGE; encoded by the coding sequence ATGCCGATCAAGTCCCGCATCCGCACGATTCCGGATCACCCGAAGCCCGGGATCCAGTTCCGCGACATCACCACCTTGCTCCAGGACCCGGTCGGGCTGTCGCTGTCGGCGCAGCAGACCGCCGAGGCGTACAAGGGCGTAACGGTCGACAAGGTCGCGGGGATCGAAGCGCGCGGATTCATCCTCGGCGGCGCGGTCGCGATCGCGCTGCAGGCCGGCTTCGTCGCCGTGCGCAAGCAGGGGAAGCTGCCCTACACGACCCTGGGCCAGGACTACGAGCTCGAGTACGGCACCGATCGCGTCGAGATCCACACCGACGCCATCGCGCCGGGCGAGCGGATCCTGATCATCGACGACCTGATCGCGACGGGCGGGACCGCCGAAGCGACGGTCGACCTCGTAGAGCAGGCCGGCGGCGAGATCGTCGGCTGCGCGTTCATCGTCGATCTCCCGGATCTCGGCGGCGCCGATCGCCTGCGCGGGCGGGGAATCGAGGTGCACTCGCTGTGCGCGTTCGAGGGCGAGTAG
- the ligA gene encoding NAD-dependent DNA ligase LigA, with the protein MSQDLAPEAARRMDALCVELNRHLRLYHQEDAPEISDAEYDRLFRELEALEAETGVVRPDSPTRRVGAPPAEGFAEFEHRVPMLSLDNAMDAEEIRAFDERVRRFLETERELAYFVEPKLDGAGVELVYQDGHLVAGATRGDGRVGEEVTANLKQSPSIPLVLDTPVAGRLSVRGEVVLPTARFERLNEKRLARDLEPFANPRNAAAGALRQLHDIDTDRLGALEFFAYAAGEGLPAEITTQQEILAALAGWGFATSPESRHCEGVEAVVAAHEALLEQRDGLDVEIDGSVVKVDRLDLQNELGTLSRAPRWAIAYKFPPSQETTQVLGIEIQVGRTGALTPVAKLEPVHVGGVTVSNASLHNRDEIERKDVRVRDTVVVQRAGDVIPQIVKVVRDKRPRGTRKFVFPKTCPVCDAKAVRLEEEVVTRCPNLDCPAQLKNNLSHLAGRGALDIEGLGSKLVDQLVEAGLVSRLSDLFRLEQGTILELERMGEKSAENLLAGLERAKDTTLARFLVALGIRHVGATVGEILAAHFGDLDPLLAASGEELEAVEGVGPIIAESVVAFFADARNHAEVKALRELGMRWPKNAPAPVRGEGPLQGRTFVLTGTLDGMTRSDAKAQIEAQGGKVTGSVSKKTSYVVAGAEPGSKLEKARKLEVEVLDQAGLETLLREGPPEEPEAEDEEA; encoded by the coding sequence TTGAGCCAGGACCTCGCCCCGGAAGCCGCCCGTCGCATGGACGCGCTCTGCGTCGAGCTGAACCGGCACCTGCGGCTCTATCACCAGGAGGACGCGCCGGAGATCTCCGACGCCGAGTACGATCGGCTGTTCCGCGAGCTCGAGGCGCTCGAGGCCGAGACCGGGGTCGTCCGCCCGGATTCCCCGACCCGCCGCGTGGGCGCGCCCCCGGCCGAGGGATTCGCCGAGTTCGAGCACCGCGTCCCGATGCTCTCCCTCGACAACGCGATGGACGCCGAGGAGATCCGGGCCTTCGACGAGCGGGTCCGACGTTTCCTCGAGACCGAACGGGAGCTCGCCTACTTCGTCGAGCCGAAGCTGGACGGCGCGGGGGTCGAGCTCGTCTACCAGGACGGCCACCTCGTCGCCGGTGCGACGCGCGGGGACGGTCGCGTCGGCGAGGAAGTGACGGCGAACCTGAAGCAGTCTCCGAGCATTCCGCTGGTGTTGGACACCCCGGTGGCCGGCCGTCTCTCCGTGCGCGGGGAGGTCGTACTGCCGACCGCGCGCTTCGAGCGCCTGAACGAGAAGCGGCTCGCGCGCGACCTCGAGCCCTTTGCCAACCCGCGCAACGCCGCCGCCGGAGCGCTGCGGCAGCTCCACGACATCGATACGGACCGCCTCGGGGCGCTCGAGTTCTTCGCCTACGCCGCCGGAGAAGGACTACCCGCCGAGATCACCACCCAGCAAGAGATCCTGGCCGCCCTGGCCGGCTGGGGATTCGCCACGAGCCCCGAGAGCCGGCACTGCGAGGGCGTCGAGGCCGTCGTGGCCGCCCACGAGGCGCTGCTCGAGCAGCGGGATGGGCTGGACGTCGAGATCGACGGCAGCGTCGTGAAGGTGGATCGGCTCGACCTGCAGAACGAGCTCGGCACCCTCTCGCGCGCCCCGCGCTGGGCGATCGCCTACAAGTTCCCGCCCTCTCAGGAAACCACCCAGGTGCTCGGAATCGAAATCCAGGTGGGTCGGACAGGCGCACTCACGCCGGTCGCGAAGCTCGAACCCGTCCACGTCGGCGGCGTGACGGTCTCGAACGCCTCGTTGCACAACCGCGACGAGATCGAGCGCAAGGACGTGCGGGTCCGCGACACCGTGGTCGTGCAGCGCGCCGGCGACGTGATCCCCCAGATCGTGAAGGTGGTGCGCGACAAGCGTCCACGCGGTACGCGCAAGTTCGTCTTCCCCAAGACCTGCCCGGTCTGCGACGCCAAGGCGGTGCGACTCGAGGAAGAGGTCGTCACACGCTGTCCGAACCTCGATTGTCCTGCCCAGCTCAAGAACAACCTGAGTCACCTGGCCGGGCGTGGTGCCCTGGACATCGAGGGGCTCGGCAGCAAGCTCGTCGACCAGCTGGTCGAGGCCGGCCTGGTCAGCCGCCTCTCGGATCTGTTCCGCCTCGAGCAGGGCACGATCCTCGAGCTGGAGCGCATGGGTGAGAAATCCGCCGAGAATCTCCTCGCCGGTCTCGAACGCGCGAAGGACACCACCCTCGCGCGATTCCTCGTCGCCCTCGGGATCCGCCACGTCGGTGCGACCGTCGGGGAGATCCTGGCGGCGCACTTCGGCGACCTCGACCCCCTGCTCGCGGCTTCCGGTGAAGAGCTCGAAGCCGTCGAGGGCGTCGGACCCATCATCGCCGAGAGCGTGGTCGCGTTCTTCGCGGATGCCCGCAACCACGCCGAGGTGAAGGCGCTGCGCGAGCTCGGAATGCGTTGGCCGAAGAACGCGCCGGCGCCAGTGCGCGGCGAGGGCCCGCTCCAGGGGAGGACCTTCGTCCTCACCGGCACCCTCGACGGTATGACCCGCAGCGATGCCAAGGCCCAGATCGAGGCCCAGGGTGGCAAGGTGACCGGCTCGGTGTCGAAGAAGACGAGCTACGTCGTCGCGGGCGCCGAGCCCGGCAGCAAACTCGAGAAGGCACGGAAACTGGAAGTCGAAGTGCTCGACCAGGCCGGTCTCGAGACCCTGCTGCGCGAGGGACCGCCGGAAGAACCCGAAGCGGAAGACGAGGAAGCCTAG
- a CDS encoding penicillin acylase family protein — MRSTLRLMWLVLPISFSLGIGGCPGTEIELPGLEDRVKLTTDRNGVWHIEAENDNDLAIAQGYVQCRDRLFQMDQTRRQVDGTESELLGLSRLNADIQARVVGLHRAAQRSLDAAPPEFQALLQAFADGVNHCILTVPLPPEYALLELTTVRPWEPLDSLKIGKAIAANLSLDIDTGPTQQLFAYTAAGIANGFDGQALFSEDVFRAAPMDSASTVPDATNGTPFAVDWNAAKARHLASASKAAARAARKLDAHPMFSLAMNRRESFVGSNEWGVTGSAARGGKPIIANDPHLSLNAPSTFWEWHLRVNDDPDNGSMNVSGVGFPGTPGVILGQNERVTWGATTNPMDVADVFQDRLLVAQADCLLIGALACIESPPGTFHPVELELGVTYFFNVVGDGVQDNLIQATGLPPEAEIIATVPFRSFGPVLDITDPSVLQPPFGTTEVLVLQYTGFHATQELQTFVAWNRASNLAEFVAALQDFDVGSQNWAYADVDGNLAYYASAEMPLRSDLEQGVVAGVPPYIVRDGMSGANNWVPDPARSQGQAIPFAILPFDEMPQTLNPENEFFVNANNDPAGTTLDNDPLNQVRTSNPNAIYYLNPGYALGLRAGRITQLIEDEIASGRVSFAEMKKFQANTQQLDAELLVPFLLDAFANASEPAAPAALAALAADPGVSEALGRLEHWDFSTPTGLDEGWDASDFFGFRFPLNHRKGGGQAEIDASVAATLYNMWRGFAVRNIVDARLAGFGLGAGSTEALKALHNLLDQAPYTGIAAAGIDWIPEPAALDAEDRRDLALLQAMRDALDQLASNDLAPAFGNSTNQEDYRWGKLHRIVFDHPFDDTLSIPPKGGFDDVSPELRGVARDGGYNVVNASGFSARATGLDSFRFGGGPVRRYVGTPNRGRIFGVNQVPGGPAGDPDDPDYATQLAVWLTADYHLVNMTRIIPGERETFVPPPPAP, encoded by the coding sequence ATGCGCTCGACCCTGCGATTGATGTGGCTCGTGCTTCCGATCTCCTTCTCGCTGGGAATCGGTGGCTGTCCGGGAACCGAGATCGAGCTCCCGGGCCTCGAGGATCGCGTGAAGCTGACGACCGATCGCAACGGCGTCTGGCACATCGAAGCGGAGAACGACAACGATCTCGCGATCGCCCAGGGCTACGTTCAGTGCCGCGATCGTCTCTTCCAGATGGATCAGACCCGGCGGCAGGTGGATGGAACCGAGAGCGAGCTGTTGGGGCTCTCTCGCCTGAACGCCGACATCCAGGCCCGTGTCGTGGGGCTACACCGTGCCGCCCAGCGATCCCTCGACGCCGCGCCCCCCGAGTTCCAGGCGCTGCTGCAGGCGTTCGCCGACGGCGTGAACCACTGCATCCTGACGGTGCCGCTCCCGCCCGAGTACGCGCTGCTCGAGCTGACGACGGTGCGCCCTTGGGAGCCCCTCGACAGTCTGAAGATCGGCAAGGCGATCGCCGCGAACCTCTCCCTCGACATCGATACGGGTCCAACCCAGCAGCTCTTCGCCTACACGGCCGCCGGGATCGCGAACGGCTTCGACGGACAAGCCCTGTTCTCCGAGGACGTGTTCCGCGCAGCACCGATGGATTCCGCATCGACGGTGCCGGACGCCACGAACGGAACGCCCTTCGCGGTCGATTGGAACGCGGCGAAGGCGCGGCACCTTGCGTCGGCGTCGAAAGCCGCCGCGCGCGCGGCCCGCAAGCTCGATGCGCACCCGATGTTCTCGCTGGCGATGAACCGCCGGGAGAGTTTCGTGGGAAGCAACGAATGGGGTGTGACGGGGAGTGCCGCGCGCGGCGGGAAGCCGATCATCGCCAACGACCCGCATCTCTCCCTCAACGCGCCGTCGACCTTCTGGGAGTGGCACCTCCGGGTCAACGACGATCCCGACAACGGGTCGATGAACGTGAGCGGTGTGGGTTTCCCCGGTACACCCGGCGTGATTCTCGGGCAGAACGAGCGCGTTACCTGGGGCGCAACGACCAACCCGATGGACGTCGCCGACGTCTTCCAGGATCGGCTGCTCGTCGCCCAGGCCGACTGTCTGTTGATCGGTGCCCTCGCCTGCATCGAGAGCCCTCCGGGCACGTTCCACCCGGTCGAACTGGAACTCGGGGTGACGTATTTCTTCAACGTGGTGGGCGACGGAGTCCAGGACAACCTGATCCAGGCGACGGGCCTGCCGCCGGAGGCGGAGATCATCGCGACGGTTCCCTTCCGCAGCTTCGGCCCCGTCCTCGACATCACGGATCCGAGCGTCCTTCAGCCTCCCTTCGGGACGACCGAGGTGCTCGTGCTCCAGTACACGGGTTTCCACGCCACCCAGGAGCTGCAGACCTTCGTCGCCTGGAATCGTGCGTCGAACCTCGCCGAGTTCGTAGCGGCGCTGCAGGACTTCGACGTCGGCTCCCAGAACTGGGCCTACGCGGATGTCGACGGCAACCTCGCCTACTACGCGAGCGCCGAGATGCCCCTGCGAAGCGACCTGGAGCAGGGCGTCGTTGCCGGAGTCCCGCCGTACATCGTGCGCGACGGCATGTCAGGAGCGAACAACTGGGTCCCCGATCCCGCGCGCAGTCAGGGGCAGGCGATCCCCTTCGCGATCCTGCCCTTCGACGAGATGCCCCAGACCCTCAACCCGGAGAACGAGTTCTTCGTCAACGCGAACAATGACCCGGCCGGGACGACCCTCGACAACGACCCGCTGAACCAGGTGCGGACCTCGAACCCGAATGCGATCTACTACCTGAACCCGGGCTATGCCCTCGGCCTGCGCGCCGGCCGGATCACCCAGCTCATCGAGGACGAGATCGCGAGCGGCCGCGTCTCGTTCGCCGAGATGAAGAAGTTCCAGGCCAACACCCAGCAGCTCGATGCCGAGCTGCTCGTGCCGTTCCTGCTCGACGCCTTCGCGAACGCGAGTGAGCCCGCAGCGCCGGCGGCGCTCGCCGCGCTCGCCGCGGACCCGGGCGTGTCGGAAGCGCTGGGCCGCCTCGAACACTGGGACTTCTCGACGCCCACGGGTCTGGACGAAGGTTGGGACGCGTCGGACTTCTTCGGCTTCCGCTTCCCGCTGAATCACCGCAAGGGCGGGGGACAGGCCGAGATCGACGCCAGCGTGGCGGCCACTCTCTACAACATGTGGCGCGGCTTCGCGGTGCGGAACATCGTCGACGCACGCCTCGCGGGGTTCGGGCTCGGTGCGGGGTCGACCGAGGCGTTGAAGGCGCTGCACAACCTGCTCGATCAGGCCCCCTACACGGGAATCGCAGCAGCCGGGATCGACTGGATTCCGGAGCCGGCCGCCCTCGACGCCGAGGATCGGCGCGACCTCGCGTTGCTCCAGGCCATGCGCGACGCCCTCGACCAGCTGGCGTCGAACGACCTCGCCCCCGCCTTCGGCAACTCGACGAACCAGGAGGACTACCGCTGGGGGAAGCTCCACCGGATCGTCTTCGATCACCCCTTCGACGACACGCTCAGCATCCCGCCGAAGGGCGGCTTCGACGACGTCAGCCCGGAGCTGCGCGGCGTGGCGCGGGACGGCGGCTACAACGTCGTGAACGCCTCGGGATTCTCGGCCCGAGCGACCGGGCTCGACAGCTTCCGTTTCGGGGGCGGCCCGGTGCGCCGCTACGTCGGGACGCCGAACCGGGGTCGCATCTTCGGCGTGAACCAGGTGCCGGGCGGGCCGGCGGGGGATCCGGACGATCCCGACTACGCCACCCAGCTCGCCGTGTGGCTGACGGCCGACTACCACCTCGTCAACATGACGCGGATCATCCCCGGCGAGCGCGAGACCTTCGTGCCGCCGCCGCCGGCTCCCTGA
- a CDS encoding TetR/AcrR family transcriptional regulator: MPDRVPNAERRAQTRAKLLACARVLFTEKGFAEASTDEIASAAGVTRGALYHQFADKTALFEAVLDEVEAEIAAELLRDVPGDDPATVLKHASRRLLELCQRDDLRRITLVEAPSVVGWAKWREIDARHGFGLLQAVLGEAARRGQIPAERVVPLAHLFLGAASEAALALAQTPEDDAARERMTGSLEWLVDRLLAEPEGEGP, encoded by the coding sequence GTGCCCGATCGCGTGCCCAACGCCGAACGCCGCGCTCAGACCCGCGCGAAGCTTCTCGCGTGCGCCCGCGTCCTGTTCACGGAGAAGGGCTTCGCCGAGGCGAGCACCGACGAGATCGCCTCGGCGGCCGGGGTGACCCGCGGTGCGCTCTATCATCAGTTCGCCGACAAGACGGCGCTCTTCGAGGCGGTCCTCGACGAGGTCGAGGCCGAGATCGCCGCCGAACTCCTGCGAGACGTCCCGGGGGACGACCCAGCCACGGTCCTGAAGCACGCGTCGCGCCGGCTGCTCGAGCTCTGTCAGCGCGACGACCTGCGCCGCATCACCCTGGTCGAAGCGCCTTCGGTGGTGGGTTGGGCGAAGTGGCGCGAGATCGACGCGCGCCACGGCTTCGGGCTCCTGCAGGCGGTGCTGGGCGAAGCCGCGCGGCGCGGTCAGATCCCCGCCGAACGTGTGGTCCCCCTGGCCCATCTGTTCCTTGGCGCCGCCAGCGAGGCGGCCTTGGCATTGGCCCAGACGCCCGAAGACGATGCTGCGCGTGAACGCATGACGGGGTCCTTGGAGTGGCTCGTCGATCGCCTGCTCGCCGAGCCGGAAGGCGAAGGGCCCTAG
- a CDS encoding S-methyl-5'-thioadenosine phosphorylase, with protein sequence MIGVLGGSGVYELEGLEEARWESFDSPFGTPSDAVLRGRLDGVEYAFLPRHGRGHRIPPTEINYRANIDVLKRAGVTDLISVSACGSLREELAPGQFVLVDQFIDRTFAREKTFFESGCVAHVSMADPVCPRLHEALVASANAAGISLVRGGTYLVMEGPQFSSRAESELYRSWGCDVIGMTNMPEAKLAREAELCYATVGMVTDYDCWHPGEADVEVADIVAVLTENADRGRRLVAGLAKELGQRPVPCPAGCDRVLDTALITPPEARDPALLARLDAVAGRVLA encoded by the coding sequence GTGATCGGCGTGCTGGGCGGCAGCGGCGTCTACGAACTCGAGGGGTTGGAAGAAGCCCGCTGGGAGTCGTTCGACTCTCCGTTCGGCACACCCTCGGACGCCGTCCTGCGCGGACGACTCGACGGGGTCGAGTACGCATTCCTGCCGCGCCACGGCCGGGGTCACAGGATTCCCCCGACCGAGATCAACTACCGCGCGAACATCGATGTGCTGAAGCGCGCCGGTGTCACCGACCTGATCTCGGTGTCGGCCTGCGGATCGCTTCGCGAGGAGCTGGCTCCGGGGCAGTTCGTGCTGGTCGACCAGTTCATCGATCGCACCTTCGCCCGCGAGAAGACCTTCTTCGAGAGCGGCTGCGTGGCCCACGTCTCGATGGCCGACCCCGTGTGTCCGCGCCTGCACGAGGCGTTGGTCGCGTCGGCGAACGCCGCCGGCATCTCGCTCGTCCGGGGCGGCACCTACCTCGTGATGGAAGGGCCCCAGTTCTCGTCGCGCGCCGAGTCCGAGCTGTATCGCAGCTGGGGCTGCGACGTGATCGGCATGACCAACATGCCCGAGGCGAAGCTCGCCCGAGAGGCCGAGCTCTGTTACGCGACCGTCGGGATGGTGACCGACTACGACTGCTGGCACCCGGGTGAAGCCGACGTCGAAGTCGCGGACATCGTCGCCGTGCTCACCGAGAACGCCGACCGCGGCCGTCGCCTGGTGGCTGGACTCGCGAAGGAGCTCGGCCAGCGGCCGGTGCCGTGTCCGGCCGGCTGTGATCGCGTCCTCGACACGGCGCTGATCACGCCCCCGGAAGCCCGCGACCCGGCGCTCCTCGCACGCCTGGACGCCGTCGCCGGGCGCGTGCTCGCCTGA
- the rsmI gene encoding 16S rRNA (cytidine(1402)-2'-O)-methyltransferase produces MATLFVVATPIGNLEDTTPRALRVLAEARLVLAEDTRQTRKLLDHFEVSAKPVSLHGHNEARRVDTVLEVLEAGGDVALVSDAGTPLVSDPGERVVRAALDAGHTVSPVPGASAPVAALVASGLPTLPFLFAGFPPRKTKARAAFFADLAPRPETLVFFESPRRLADTLAAMLDAFGPRPACVARELTKLHETITRAPLDELVRQFEEPPRGEVTLVVAGRPGPAPAASEAVLAAALRAREAAGGSPSEIARDVARATGLPRAEIYARLLERGD; encoded by the coding sequence ATGGCCACCCTCTTCGTCGTCGCCACTCCGATCGGGAACCTCGAGGACACCACGCCGCGGGCGCTCCGGGTGCTCGCCGAGGCGCGGCTCGTGCTCGCCGAGGACACCCGCCAGACCCGCAAGCTCCTCGATCACTTCGAGGTGTCGGCGAAGCCCGTGTCGCTCCACGGTCACAACGAGGCGCGGCGCGTCGACACCGTCCTCGAAGTGCTCGAGGCCGGCGGCGACGTCGCCCTCGTGAGCGACGCCGGAACGCCCCTGGTCTCGGACCCGGGCGAGCGCGTCGTGCGCGCCGCACTCGACGCGGGACACACGGTCAGCCCGGTGCCCGGGGCGTCGGCCCCGGTCGCGGCGCTGGTGGCGTCCGGGCTGCCCACCCTGCCGTTCCTGTTCGCCGGCTTTCCGCCCCGCAAGACCAAGGCGCGCGCGGCCTTCTTCGCCGACCTCGCCCCGCGACCCGAGACGCTCGTCTTCTTCGAATCGCCCCGGCGCCTCGCCGACACGTTGGCCGCCATGCTCGACGCCTTCGGGCCGCGGCCGGCCTGCGTCGCCCGCGAGCTGACGAAGCTCCACGAGACGATCACCCGGGCACCCCTCGACGAACTGGTTCGCCAGTTCGAGGAGCCGCCCCGCGGCGAAGTGACGCTCGTGGTAGCCGGGCGACCGGGCCCGGCCCCCGCCGCCTCGGAGGCGGTGCTCGCCGCGGCGCTGCGTGCCCGAGAGGCGGCCGGCGGATCGCCGTCGGAGATCGCGCGCGACGTCGCCAGGGCTACGGGCCTCCCCCGCGCGGAGATCTACGCGCGGCTGCTCGAACGCGGCGACTGA
- the mtnA gene encoding S-methyl-5-thioribose-1-phosphate isomerase: MNVGGTPRRTLWLGEDGHSVEIIDQTRLPHAFETVSLRGLEDAERAIRDMLVRGAPLIGVTAAYGVCLGLREDPSDAGLERACARLLATRPTAVNLRWALEEMQTLLGPVAPEARVDRAYARASEIAEEDVALCRAIGEHGAKLLADLPRRGDRPLQVLTHCNAGWLAAIDWGTALAPLYVAHEQGLPLEVWVDETRPRNQGASLTAWELAEHGISHRVVADNAGGHLMRTGQVDVCITGSDRTTADGDVCNKIGTYLKALAAHDNGIPFYVALPYSTIDWTLGDGAAIEIEDRGEAEVRWISGRDADGRIVAVDLLPAESGAANPAFDVTPARLVTRLITERGACEASRAGLEGLYPERVRA; this comes from the coding sequence GTGAACGTCGGCGGTACGCCCCGGCGGACGCTGTGGCTTGGCGAGGATGGACACAGCGTCGAGATCATCGACCAGACGCGCCTCCCCCATGCCTTCGAGACCGTCTCCCTGCGCGGTCTCGAGGACGCCGAACGCGCGATCCGCGACATGCTCGTGCGGGGCGCCCCGCTGATCGGCGTCACGGCGGCCTACGGCGTGTGTCTGGGCCTCCGCGAGGACCCGAGCGACGCCGGACTCGAACGCGCCTGCGCGCGCCTGCTCGCGACGCGTCCCACCGCGGTCAACCTGCGGTGGGCCCTCGAGGAGATGCAGACGCTGCTGGGGCCCGTCGCGCCCGAGGCCCGCGTCGATCGCGCCTATGCGCGCGCGTCGGAGATCGCCGAGGAAGACGTCGCCCTGTGTCGCGCGATCGGCGAGCACGGCGCGAAGTTGCTCGCCGACCTGCCGCGTCGTGGCGATCGGCCGCTGCAGGTGCTCACCCATTGCAACGCCGGCTGGCTCGCCGCGATCGACTGGGGCACCGCGCTCGCCCCGCTCTACGTCGCCCATGAGCAAGGGCTGCCGCTCGAAGTGTGGGTCGACGAGACGCGGCCGCGCAATCAGGGGGCGAGCTTGACGGCCTGGGAGCTCGCCGAGCATGGCATCTCGCACCGGGTGGTCGCGGACAACGCTGGCGGTCACCTGATGCGCACCGGCCAGGTCGACGTCTGCATCACGGGCTCCGACCGCACGACCGCCGACGGCGACGTCTGCAACAAGATCGGCACGTACCTGAAGGCCCTCGCGGCCCACGACAACGGGATTCCCTTCTACGTGGCGCTTCCCTACAGCACCATCGACTGGACCCTCGGAGACGGTGCCGCGATCGAGATCGAGGATCGCGGCGAAGCCGAGGTGCGGTGGATCTCCGGCCGCGACGCCGACGGGCGGATCGTCGCCGTCGATCTCCTTCCCGCCGAGAGCGGCGCGGCGAACCCGGCTTTCGACGTCACGCCCGCGCGGCTGGTGACGCGGCTGATCACCGAACGGGGTGCCTGCGAAGCGTCGCGTGCCGGGCTCGAAGGGCTCTACCCCGAGCGCGTGCGCGCCTGA